In Elaeis guineensis isolate ETL-2024a chromosome 1, EG11, whole genome shotgun sequence, a genomic segment contains:
- the LOC105037905 gene encoding prohibitin-1, mitochondrial isoform X3, with product MMFVLAPILWRVLLGVVIFKWSGVHCLHGNCVVGILTHPVQTSKCVKIGLRVLTRPLPDQLPTIYRTLGENYNERVLPSIIHETLKAVVAQYNASQLITQREAVSREIRKILTERARNFNIALDDVSITSLSFGKEFTSAIEAKQVAAQEAERAKFIVEKAEQDKRSAIIRAQGEAKSAQLIGQAIASNPAFLALRQIEAAREIAQTIANSSNRVFLNSNDLLLNLQEMNVDSPTKLKK from the exons GTCAGGGGTACATTGTTTGCATGGAAACTGTGTTGTGGGGATTCTTACTCATCCTGTACAAACTTCAAAATGT GTGAAAATCGGGCTTCGGGTTCTTACAAGACCCCTACCAGACCAGCTACCAACAATCTATCGAACCTTGGGGGAGAACTATAATGAGAGGGTTCTGCCTTCAATTATTCATGAAACTTTGAAGGCTGTGGTAGCACAGTACAATGCTAGCCAGCTGATCACACAAAGAGAG GCTGTAAGTAGGGAGATACGGAAGATACTGACAGAGAGGGCTAGAAACTTTAATATTGCATTGGATGATGTGTCCATTACGAGCTTGAGCTTTGGGAAAGAATTTACTAGTGCGATTGAAGCCAAACAGGTGGCTGCACAAGAAGCTGAGCGTGCTAAGTTCATTGTTGAAAAAGCAGAGCAAGACAAGAGAAGTGCTATTATCAGAGCCCAG GGTGAGGCTAAGAGTGCCCAGCTTATAGGTCAAGCTATTGCAAGTAACCCTGCATTTCTTGCCTTAAGGCAGATTGAAGCTGCAAGGGAAATAGCTCAGACAATCGCAAATTCATCCAACCGAGTGTTCTTAaattccaatgatctcttgctgaACCTTCAAGAAATGAATGTGGACAGCCCAACCAAACTGAAGAAGTGA